A window from Zingiber officinale cultivar Zhangliang chromosome 7A, Zo_v1.1, whole genome shotgun sequence encodes these proteins:
- the LOC122002798 gene encoding putative RNA-binding protein YlmH: MSAARFSTASAPIMKLGLSASSAFRRLLSGSRSLLPIPPFPPLVQFQSPRRGLCQVALAVKPAAGAESGLKGIGDRNAAEAVKNILEMARRSLTRREVIHTDFLTPPVLRESLLALEKLADVKAVAQGGYPEAERCRLSVGHPDVMQTDPDVVSALSITGNFNFDGCSHGDFLGAILGTGIAREKVGDILVQGEKGAQVLIVPELTEFVVSSMDKVGNVTVTCTPIPLLALEYEPSRTKTSKTVEASLRVDAIASAGFKISRTKLVDLISNGDVRVNWAPVTKNGATLKTGDVVSVSGKGRLKIGEITETRKGKYAVELIRYL, from the exons ATGTCGGCGGCGCGTTTCTCGACCGCATCTGCGCCCATCATGAAGCTTGGTCTTTCTGCGTCATCAGCTTTCCGGAGACTACTCTCAGGCTCTCGTTCTCTCCTCCCCATCCCGCCCTTCCCTCCCCTCGTTCAATTCCAATCCCCACGCAGAG GGCTGTGCCAAGTTGCGCTCGCCGTGAAGCCGGCGGCGGGGGCGGAATCGGGCCTCAAAGGGATCGGCGACAGGAATGCGGCTGAGGCCGTTAAGAACATTCTCGAAATG GCAAGACGTTCCTTGACAAGAAGAGAGGTTATCCATACAGACTTTCTCACTCCACCCGTTCTAAGGGAGTCTCTTCTTGCACTGGAGAAGCTGGCTGATGTGAAAGCTGTAGCTCAGGGTGGTTATCCTGAG GCTGAACGTTGCCGCCTCTCAGTTGGACATCCAGATGTCATGCAAACTGACCCAGATGTTGTCTCTGCCTTGAG cATCACGGGGAACTTCAATTTTGATGGTTGCTCTCATGGTGACTTTCTTGGTGCAATTCTTGGCACAGGGATTGCTAGAGAGAAAGTTGGAGATATTCTAGTGCAG GGTGAAAAAGGGGCCCAAGTCCTTATTGTTCCAGAACTTACTGAGTTTGTTGTGTCATCCATGGATAAG GTTGGTAATGTGACTGTGACTTGCACACCTATACCGTTGCTTGCTTTGGAGTATGAGCCTTCAAG GACTAAAACATCCAAAACTGTTGAAGcatccttgagagttgatgcaaTTGCTAGTGCTGGATTTAAGATATCTCGAACAAAGCTTGTAGACTTGATCAG CAATGGGGATGTGCGAGTTAACTGGGCACCGGTGACAAAAAATGGAGCCACACTAAAAACAGGAGATGTAGTTTCTGTTAGTGGGAAAGGAAGGTTAAAG ATTGGGGAGATAACAGAAACAAGGAAAGGAAAATACGCAGTCGAGTTGATCCGCTACCTGTAG
- the LOC122000550 gene encoding VQ motif-containing protein 4-like: MESSGRGSPRFAASSCCVGVSSGGVRPRFMDDGGCPTTFVQADADSFKRVVQKLTGHGMAAPPGPKKQTFKLYERRGGIKTFKAIRPPAPSMPATLSPSVLDFPSLALASPITPLVPDPFARAAAAAVAEEERAIAEKGFYLHPPPRSAVEPPRLLSLFPVTSPTTPSASSSP; the protein is encoded by the coding sequence ATGGAATCGAGTGGTCGCGGTTCTCCTCGCTTCGCCGCCAGCAGCTGCTGCGTCGGAGTGAGTAGTGGAGGAGTTAGGCCGAGATTCATGGACGACGGCGGCTGCCCGACCACCTTCGTCCAGGCCGACGCCGATTCCTTCAAGCGGGTCGTCCAGAAGCTCACCGGCCACGGCATGGCGGCACCGCCGGGTCCCAAGAAGCAAACTTTCAAGCTCTACGAGCGCCGCGGCGGCATCAAGACCTTCAAGGCGATCCGACCGCCGGCGCCCTCGATGCCGGCGACCCTGTCGCCGAGCGTGCTGGACTTCCCCTCGCTGGCGCTGGCGAGCCCGATCACGCCGCTGGTACCGGACCCCTTTGCCCGCGCCGCGGCGGCGGCGGTTGCCGAGGAGGAGCGAGCCATCGCGGAGAAGGGATTCTACCTGCACCCGCCGCCGAGGAGCGCGGTGGAACCACCGAGGCTTCTGTCGCTGTTCCCCGTCACGTCTCCGACGACGCCGTCCGCCAGTTCTTCACCTTGA